In a genomic window of Streptomyces noursei ATCC 11455:
- a CDS encoding SDR family oxidoreductase encodes MTVTTDILVTGGTGTLGRAVVGRLLDGGHGVRSLSRHPHTGTGRRRPRSYAVDLRDGTGLAEAVAGVDTVVHCASTPAGGDTEAAGRLVEAARRAGVRHLVYISIVGVDRIPLRYYRAKLAVERLVEQSGLGWTVLRTTQFHDLLLRLVRAGARSPVVPLPAGTRVQPVDVGEVADRLVELALGGPVGHVADMGGPEVLTAGEVVRMTLAAGGRHRLPLPVWLPGPSAAALRRGENLAPEHAVGRRTYAEFLAERAGARAGG; translated from the coding sequence ATGACGGTCACGACGGACATCCTCGTCACCGGCGGCACGGGCACCCTCGGGCGTGCCGTGGTCGGCCGGCTGCTGGACGGCGGCCACGGCGTCCGGTCGCTGAGCCGGCATCCGCACACCGGCACCGGGCGCCGCCGCCCGCGGTCGTACGCGGTCGATCTGCGGGACGGCACCGGGCTGGCCGAGGCGGTGGCGGGGGTGGACACGGTGGTGCACTGCGCCTCCACCCCCGCCGGCGGCGACACCGAGGCAGCCGGGCGGCTCGTCGAGGCGGCGCGCCGGGCCGGGGTCCGGCACCTGGTGTACATCTCGATCGTCGGCGTGGACCGGATCCCGCTGCGCTACTACCGCGCGAAGCTCGCCGTGGAGCGGCTGGTGGAGCAGTCCGGGCTCGGCTGGACGGTGCTGCGCACGACGCAGTTCCACGACCTGCTGCTGCGGCTGGTCAGGGCGGGCGCCCGGTCGCCGGTCGTCCCGCTGCCGGCCGGGACCCGCGTGCAGCCCGTCGACGTCGGCGAAGTGGCCGACCGGCTGGTCGAGTTGGCGCTGGGCGGGCCGGTCGGGCACGTCGCCGACATGGGCGGGCCCGAGGTGCTGACGGCCGGCGAGGTGGTCCGGATGACGCTGGCGGCGGGCGGGCGGCACCGGCTGCCGCTGCCGGTGTGGCTGCCGGGCCCCTCGGCGGCGGCGCTGCGGCGCGGGGAGAACCTCGCCCCGGAGCACGCGGTGGGCCGGCGCACCTACGCGGAGTTCCTGGCGGAGCGGGCGGGT
- the ribD gene encoding bifunctional diaminohydroxyphosphoribosylaminopyrimidine deaminase/5-amino-6-(5-phosphoribosylamino)uracil reductase RibD — protein sequence MRRAIELAARGLGRTSPNPVVGCVVLDSAGRTAGEGWHQRAGGPHAEIHALRAAGERARGGTALVTLEPCNHTGRTGPCAQALIDAGVARVVYAVADPNPTATGGALTLARAGIDVEGGLLADEAAAGNEAWLTSVLRGRPFVLWKYAATLDGRIAAADGTSRWISSPESRADVHRLRAAADAVIVGSGTARADDPQLGARVAGLADDEVSQPLRVVVDSGATAVKAGARVLDGTAPTLIAVAEDADAAHLEGLAPLVRLPRAPQGRGLSIPALLQALFARDVRSVLLEGGPTLAGAFLAAGAVDKVVGYLAPVLLGAGPAAVGDAGITTIAQALRLDVTDTARLGPDLRITATPAHPSSATALAAGLARTPSGATPGAPASAFRPEEN from the coding sequence ATGCGCCGGGCCATCGAGCTCGCCGCCCGTGGTCTCGGTCGCACCAGCCCGAACCCGGTCGTCGGCTGTGTCGTCCTGGACTCCGCGGGCCGCACCGCGGGCGAGGGCTGGCACCAGCGGGCCGGCGGACCGCACGCCGAGATCCACGCCCTGCGGGCCGCCGGCGAGCGCGCCCGGGGCGGCACCGCCCTGGTCACCCTGGAGCCCTGCAACCACACCGGTCGCACCGGCCCCTGTGCCCAGGCACTGATCGACGCCGGTGTCGCCCGGGTCGTCTACGCCGTCGCCGACCCCAACCCCACCGCCACCGGCGGCGCGCTGACCCTGGCCCGAGCCGGGATCGACGTCGAGGGCGGACTCCTCGCCGACGAGGCCGCGGCCGGCAACGAAGCGTGGCTGACCTCGGTGCTGCGCGGCCGCCCGTTCGTGCTGTGGAAGTACGCCGCCACCCTGGACGGCCGGATCGCCGCCGCCGACGGCACCAGCCGCTGGATCTCCTCGCCCGAGTCCCGCGCCGACGTGCACCGGCTGCGCGCCGCGGCGGACGCCGTGATCGTCGGTTCCGGCACCGCCCGCGCCGACGACCCGCAGCTCGGCGCGCGGGTCGCCGGGCTCGCGGACGACGAGGTCAGCCAGCCGCTGAGGGTCGTCGTGGACTCCGGCGCCACCGCCGTCAAGGCCGGCGCGCGGGTCCTGGACGGCACCGCCCCGACCCTGATCGCGGTCGCCGAGGACGCGGACGCCGCGCATCTCGAAGGGCTCGCCCCGCTCGTCCGGCTGCCGCGCGCCCCCCAGGGGCGCGGGCTGTCCATCCCCGCCCTGCTCCAGGCCCTGTTCGCCCGCGACGTGCGGTCCGTCCTGCTCGAAGGCGGACCCACGCTCGCCGGGGCGTTCCTCGCCGCCGGAGCCGTCGACAAGGTCGTCGGCTACCTCGCCCCGGTGCTGCTCGGCGCCGGCCCGGCCGCCGTCGGCGACGCCGGAATCACCACCATCGCCCAGGCGTTGCGGCTCGATGTGACCGACACCGCCCGCCTCGGCCCCGACCTGCGGATCACCGCCACCCCCGCGCACCCGTCGTCCGCCACCGCCCTTGCCGCGGGGCTCGCCCGGACTCCGTCCGGGGCGACCCCCGGCGCGCCCGCCTCTGCCTTCCGCCCCGAGGAGAACTGA
- a CDS encoding riboflavin synthase: MFTGIVEELGEVVAVENLGDAARFRLRGPVVTEGAKHGDSIAVNGVCLTVVDTADGEFTADVMAETLHRSSLGALTTGSRVNLERPMALGGRLGGHLVQGHVDGTGTLVERTPGEHWELVKVALPTQLARYVVEKGSITVDGVSLTVVDAADDYFTISLIPTTLALTTLGIKQPGDPVNLEVDVLAKYVERLLGRGDKDADDLAEIKEMDR, from the coding sequence GTGTTCACCGGAATCGTCGAAGAACTGGGTGAGGTCGTCGCCGTCGAGAACCTCGGCGACGCCGCCCGCTTCCGCCTGCGCGGCCCCGTCGTCACCGAGGGCGCCAAGCACGGTGACTCGATCGCCGTCAACGGCGTCTGTCTGACGGTCGTGGACACCGCGGACGGCGAGTTCACCGCCGACGTGATGGCCGAGACCCTCCACCGCTCCAGCCTCGGCGCGCTGACCACCGGCTCCCGGGTCAACCTGGAGCGCCCGATGGCACTCGGCGGACGGCTCGGCGGACACCTCGTCCAGGGCCATGTCGACGGCACCGGCACCCTCGTCGAGCGCACCCCCGGCGAGCACTGGGAGCTGGTGAAGGTCGCGCTGCCGACCCAACTCGCCCGCTACGTCGTCGAGAAGGGCTCCATCACCGTCGACGGCGTCAGCCTCACCGTCGTGGACGCCGCCGACGACTACTTCACCATCAGCCTCATCCCCACCACCCTCGCCCTGACCACCCTCGGCATCAAGCAGCCCGGCGACCCGGTCAACCTCGAGGTGGACGTGCTCGCCAAGTACGTCGAGCGGCTGCTCGGCCGGGGCGACAAGGACGCCGACGACCTCGCGGAGATCAAGGAGATGGACCGGTGA
- a CDS encoding nicotinamide mononucleotide transporter family protein: MSVLDWLNGPAFTVFGQRVIWSDMIGNTIGLAALALGWRRSIWTWPAQFLSGVILVAAYTSAHLSGGVGKQLLVIGVAVWGWRQWQRGRRQAQDGSIAVRFATWRERGLLIGGTALGTLAVGGLFTLVPQLSWNPWPDAYIFVGTLAAMVAQARGLVEFWFAWLLVDVVGVPLAFSSGLAFSGLVYVVYLALVAWGMRDWWLRSRATAERPALEGALL; this comes from the coding sequence GTGAGCGTCCTGGACTGGCTCAACGGCCCGGCCTTCACGGTCTTCGGACAGCGGGTCATCTGGTCCGACATGATCGGCAACACCATCGGCCTGGCCGCCCTGGCGCTCGGCTGGCGGCGCTCGATATGGACCTGGCCCGCCCAGTTCCTCTCCGGCGTCATCCTCGTCGCCGCCTACACCTCCGCCCACCTCAGCGGCGGCGTCGGCAAGCAACTGCTGGTCATCGGGGTGGCGGTGTGGGGCTGGCGGCAGTGGCAGCGCGGCCGCCGACAGGCCCAGGACGGCTCGATCGCCGTCCGGTTCGCCACCTGGCGCGAGCGCGGGCTGCTGATCGGCGGCACCGCCCTGGGCACCCTGGCCGTCGGCGGACTGTTCACCCTGGTCCCGCAGCTGTCCTGGAACCCCTGGCCGGACGCCTACATCTTCGTCGGCACGCTCGCCGCGATGGTCGCCCAGGCCCGCGGGCTGGTCGAGTTCTGGTTCGCCTGGCTGCTGGTCGACGTGGTCGGCGTCCCGCTCGCCTTCAGCAGCGGCCTGGCCTTCTCCGGCCTTGTCTACGTCGTCTACCTCGCCCTCGTCGCCTGGGGCATGCGCGACTGGTGGCTCCGCTCGCGGGCCACCGCCGAGCGCCCCGCACTGGAAGGAGCCCTGCTGTGA
- a CDS encoding bifunctional 3,4-dihydroxy-2-butanone-4-phosphate synthase/GTP cyclohydrolase II — MTALQSWYAEAETGDLRLDPVERAIADIAAGRPVVVVDDENRENEGDLIVAAEKATPEIVAFMMSECRGLICAPMEGTDLDRLDLPQMVERNTESMGTAFTVSVDATAAHGVSTGISAADRATTLRLLAAGGSAPGDFVRPGHIFPLRAKPGGVLVRNGHTEAGVDLARLAGLRPAAAIVEIAGEDGTMLRLPELVPFARKHGLTIISIEDLIAYRSSPEFSAPLEQGGPPFEPTVRREAATRLPTAHGEFTAYGYRSTVDGVEHVALVAGELGDGEDVLVRVHSECLTGDVFHSLRCDCGPQLEASLRRISEAGRGVVVYLRGHEGRGIGLLSKLRAYELQERGRDTLDANLELGLPADSRDYGAGAQMLRDLGVRSLRLMTNNPEKTAALVRHGLTVTGREPMPVQAGEHNLRYLRTKRDRMGHDLPWLEGTPGAGTGTAGTATTCDNQ; from the coding sequence ATGACCGCACTGCAGAGCTGGTACGCCGAGGCCGAGACCGGCGACCTCAGGCTGGACCCGGTCGAGCGGGCCATCGCCGACATCGCCGCCGGCCGGCCGGTCGTGGTGGTGGACGACGAGAACCGCGAGAACGAGGGCGACCTGATCGTCGCGGCCGAGAAGGCCACCCCGGAGATCGTCGCGTTCATGATGAGCGAGTGCCGCGGTCTGATCTGCGCCCCCATGGAGGGCACCGACCTGGACCGGCTCGACCTCCCGCAGATGGTCGAGCGGAACACCGAGTCGATGGGCACCGCCTTCACCGTCTCGGTCGACGCCACCGCCGCGCACGGCGTCTCCACCGGCATCTCCGCCGCCGACCGCGCCACCACCCTGCGGCTGCTGGCCGCCGGCGGCTCGGCCCCCGGCGACTTCGTCCGGCCCGGCCACATCTTCCCGCTGCGCGCCAAGCCCGGCGGCGTCCTGGTCCGCAACGGCCACACCGAGGCCGGGGTGGACCTCGCCCGGCTCGCCGGACTCCGCCCGGCCGCCGCCATCGTCGAGATCGCCGGCGAGGACGGCACCATGCTGCGGCTGCCCGAACTGGTCCCGTTCGCCCGCAAGCACGGCCTGACGATCATCTCCATCGAGGACCTGATCGCCTACCGCAGTTCCCCCGAGTTCTCGGCTCCGCTCGAACAGGGGGGACCCCCATTCGAACCCACCGTCCGCCGCGAGGCCGCCACCCGGCTGCCGACCGCGCACGGCGAGTTCACCGCGTACGGCTACCGCTCCACGGTCGACGGCGTCGAGCACGTCGCGCTGGTCGCCGGGGAGCTCGGCGACGGCGAGGACGTCCTGGTCCGGGTCCACTCCGAGTGCCTGACCGGCGACGTCTTCCACTCGCTGCGCTGCGACTGCGGCCCCCAACTGGAGGCGTCGCTGCGCCGGATCAGCGAGGCCGGCCGCGGCGTGGTGGTCTACCTCCGCGGCCACGAGGGGCGCGGCATCGGGCTGCTGTCCAAGCTGCGCGCCTACGAGCTCCAGGAGCGCGGCCGGGACACCCTCGACGCCAACCTCGAACTGGGCCTGCCGGCCGACTCCCGGGACTACGGCGCCGGCGCCCAGATGCTCCGCGACCTCGGCGTCCGCTCGCTGCGCCTGATGACCAACAACCCCGAGAAGACCGCCGCCCTGGTGCGGCACGGCCTCACCGTCACCGGACGCGAGCCGATGCCCGTCCAGGCCGGCGAGCACAACCTGCGCTACCTGCGCACCAAGCGCGACCGGATGGGACACGACCTGCCCTGGCTGGAGGGCACCCCCGGCGCCGGCACCGGTACCGCCGGCACCGCGACCACCTGCGACAACCAGTAA
- the ribH gene encoding 6,7-dimethyl-8-ribityllumazine synthase has protein sequence MSGKGAPELSVKNCGDLRVAVIAAQWHQQVMDGLVDGALRALHELGIDEPTLLRVPGTFELPVVAKVLAGRGYDAVVALGVVIRGGTPHFDYVCQGVTQGLTQVAVDTGVPVGFGVLTCDTEAQALDRAGLPGSTEDKGHEAVTAAVATAATLRTVSEPWR, from the coding sequence ATGAGCGGCAAGGGCGCACCCGAACTGTCCGTGAAGAACTGTGGCGACCTGCGGGTGGCCGTGATCGCCGCGCAGTGGCACCAGCAGGTCATGGACGGCCTGGTGGACGGCGCGCTGCGGGCCCTGCATGAGCTGGGCATCGACGAGCCCACGCTGCTGCGGGTGCCCGGCACCTTCGAGCTGCCGGTGGTCGCCAAGGTCCTGGCCGGCCGCGGCTACGACGCGGTGGTCGCGCTCGGCGTGGTCATCCGGGGCGGCACCCCGCACTTCGACTACGTCTGCCAGGGCGTCACCCAGGGCCTCACCCAGGTCGCGGTGGACACCGGCGTCCCGGTCGGCTTCGGCGTGCTGACCTGCGACACCGAGGCGCAGGCGCTGGACCGTGCCGGACTGCCCGGATCCACCGAGGACAAGGGCCACGAGGCGGTCACCGCGGCGGTCGCCACCGCGGCCACACTCCGTACGGTCTCGGAGCCCTGGCGGTGA
- a CDS encoding phosphoribosyl-ATP diphosphatase yields the protein MSKKTFEELFAELQQKAATGDPATSRTAELVQAGVHTIGKKIVEEAAEVWMAAEHESHDAAAEEISQLLYHLQVMMVAKGISLDDVYAHL from the coding sequence ATGTCCAAGAAGACGTTCGAGGAGCTCTTCGCCGAGCTCCAGCAGAAGGCCGCCACCGGCGACCCCGCCACCTCCCGGACCGCCGAGCTGGTGCAGGCCGGTGTCCATACGATCGGCAAGAAGATCGTCGAAGAGGCCGCCGAGGTGTGGATGGCCGCGGAGCACGAGTCGCACGACGCCGCCGCCGAGGAGATCTCCCAGCTCCTGTACCACCTCCAGGTGATGATGGTCGCCAAGGGGATCTCCCTCGACGACGTCTACGCCCACCTCTGA
- the hisG gene encoding ATP phosphoribosyltransferase: MLRIAVPNKGSLSEPASAMLHEAGYRQRKDRRELVLVDAENEVEFFFLRPRDIAVYVGSGKLDIGITGRDLLLDSGSPAEEILQLGFAGSTFRYATRPGTAKDVGDFGGMTIATSFSGLVTKHLADNGVDASVVHLDGAVETAIQLGVAEIIADVVETGTTLRNAGLEIIGEPILKSEAVVIRGTGAPDDDPKVRQFLRRMQGVLVARRYVMMDYDIRVEHVEKAVALTPGLESPTVSPLHHEGWVAVRSMVPSKDAQRIMDELYDLGARAILTTGIHACRL, translated from the coding sequence ATGCTGCGCATCGCTGTCCCCAACAAGGGTTCACTGTCCGAGCCTGCGTCGGCGATGCTCCATGAGGCCGGCTACCGCCAGCGCAAGGACCGCCGTGAACTGGTCCTGGTCGACGCGGAGAACGAGGTCGAGTTCTTCTTCCTCCGCCCCCGCGACATCGCGGTCTACGTCGGCTCCGGCAAGCTCGACATCGGCATCACCGGCCGCGACCTGCTGCTGGACTCCGGCTCGCCGGCCGAGGAGATCCTCCAGCTCGGCTTCGCCGGCTCCACCTTCCGCTACGCCACCCGCCCCGGCACCGCCAAGGACGTCGGCGACTTCGGCGGCATGACCATCGCCACCTCGTTCTCCGGCCTGGTCACCAAGCACCTCGCCGACAACGGCGTGGACGCCTCCGTCGTCCACCTCGACGGCGCGGTGGAGACCGCCATCCAGCTCGGCGTCGCCGAGATCATCGCGGACGTCGTGGAGACCGGCACCACCCTGCGCAACGCCGGCCTGGAGATCATCGGCGAGCCGATCCTGAAGTCCGAGGCCGTGGTCATCCGCGGCACCGGCGCCCCGGACGACGACCCGAAGGTACGCCAGTTCCTCCGCCGGATGCAGGGCGTCCTGGTGGCCCGCCGCTACGTGATGATGGACTACGACATCCGGGTCGAGCACGTGGAGAAGGCCGTGGCGCTCACCCCGGGCCTGGAGTCCCCGACCGTCTCCCCGCTGCACCACGAAGGCTGGGTCGCGGTCCGCTCCATGGTCCCGTCCAAGGACGCCCAGCGCATCATGGACGAGCTCTACGACCTCGGCGCCCGTGCGATCCTGACCACCGGCATCCACGCCTGCCGGCTCTGA
- a CDS encoding PH domain-containing protein — protein sequence MSAPASPADSLPGLPVTFRPARTRAVLYAVGIAQLAALVAVAVLLPELTGGERISFVGTGVLVGAVLLLLSRPRVVARQEGVTVVNLTTRRDLAWAQVLRVNLRAGDPWVHLDLADGTSLPAMGIQPGIAREQAIRDARALRDLVEIHGAVDHTAR from the coding sequence GTGTCCGCGCCCGCGTCCCCCGCTGACTCCCTGCCCGGCCTGCCGGTGACCTTCCGGCCGGCCCGCACCCGGGCCGTCCTGTACGCCGTGGGCATCGCCCAGCTCGCCGCCCTCGTCGCGGTCGCGGTGCTGCTGCCGGAGCTGACCGGCGGCGAGCGGATCAGCTTCGTCGGCACCGGGGTCCTGGTGGGCGCCGTCCTCCTGCTGCTCAGCCGCCCCAGGGTGGTCGCGCGGCAGGAGGGCGTCACGGTCGTCAACCTCACCACCCGGCGCGACCTGGCCTGGGCCCAGGTCCTGCGCGTCAACCTCCGGGCCGGCGACCCGTGGGTCCATCTGGACCTCGCCGACGGCACCAGTCTGCCCGCGATGGGCATCCAGCCCGGCATCGCCCGGGAGCAGGCCATCCGCGACGCCCGCGCCCTGCGCGATCTCGTCGAGATCCACGGTGCCGTCGACCACACGGCCCGCTGA
- a CDS encoding hemolysin family protein yields MIGPLLLLLAALALILANGFFVAAEFGLVTVEKADAERAAAGGDRRADTVVSALRELSFQLSGTQLGITITSLVVGMLAEPALAGLLSGPLLALGLPKGAVPGIAVVVGMLLASAVQMVIGELVPKNWAVSKPLQVARFVAGPQDAFSRFFRPVITLLNTVANRLVRALGVEPTDELASARTPGELVSLARHSARAGAIEQDTADLFVRTLSLADLTAENVMTPRVRVSALQATATAEDVVNLTRATGLSRFPVYRTRLDEIVGMVHLKDALAVPAEERLRIPAARIAVPPLLVPETLPVQPLLERLRSEQPIAVVVDEYGGTAGVVTLEDIIEELVGEVRDEHDRVDLPELGQAPPEDGRPAWDADGGCRVDTLRRIGLEAPDGPYETVAGLVAHILGRIPAPGDTAELDGWRLRVRLVAHHRAERIRLVRLAPAAPAVPEAARERVAAGAEVAR; encoded by the coding sequence ATGATCGGCCCCCTGCTGCTCCTCCTTGCGGCACTCGCGCTCATCCTCGCCAACGGCTTCTTCGTGGCCGCCGAGTTCGGACTCGTCACCGTCGAGAAGGCGGACGCCGAACGGGCCGCGGCAGGCGGCGACCGCCGGGCCGACACCGTGGTCTCCGCACTGCGGGAACTCTCCTTCCAGCTCTCCGGCACCCAACTCGGCATCACCATCACCTCGTTGGTGGTCGGCATGCTCGCCGAGCCGGCGCTGGCCGGGCTGCTGTCCGGACCGCTGCTCGCCCTGGGCCTGCCCAAGGGCGCCGTCCCGGGCATAGCGGTGGTCGTCGGCATGCTGCTGGCCTCCGCCGTCCAGATGGTCATCGGCGAGCTGGTGCCCAAGAACTGGGCGGTCTCCAAGCCGCTCCAGGTCGCCCGGTTCGTCGCCGGCCCGCAGGACGCCTTCTCCCGCTTCTTCCGGCCGGTGATCACCCTGCTGAACACCGTCGCCAACCGGCTGGTCCGCGCCCTGGGCGTGGAGCCGACCGACGAACTGGCCTCCGCCCGCACCCCCGGCGAGCTGGTCTCGCTGGCCCGGCACTCCGCCCGGGCCGGGGCGATCGAGCAGGACACCGCGGACCTCTTCGTCCGCACCCTCTCGCTGGCCGACCTGACCGCGGAGAACGTGATGACGCCCCGCGTCCGGGTCAGCGCCCTCCAGGCCACCGCCACCGCCGAGGACGTCGTCAACCTCACCCGCGCCACCGGGCTCTCCCGCTTCCCCGTCTACCGCACCCGGCTCGACGAGATCGTCGGCATGGTGCACCTCAAGGACGCGCTGGCGGTCCCCGCCGAGGAGCGGCTGCGCATCCCGGCGGCCCGGATCGCCGTGCCGCCGCTGCTGGTGCCCGAGACGCTGCCGGTGCAGCCGCTGCTGGAACGGTTGCGCAGCGAGCAGCCGATCGCGGTGGTCGTCGACGAGTACGGCGGCACCGCCGGCGTGGTGACCCTGGAGGACATCATCGAGGAACTCGTCGGCGAGGTCCGCGACGAACACGACCGGGTGGACCTGCCCGAACTGGGCCAGGCGCCGCCCGAGGACGGCCGTCCGGCGTGGGACGCCGACGGCGGCTGCCGGGTCGACACTCTGCGCCGGATCGGTCTGGAGGCCCCCGACGGCCCGTACGAGACCGTCGCGGGGCTGGTCGCCCACATACTCGGCCGGATCCCGGCCCCCGGCGACACCGCCGAGCTCGACGGCTGGCGGCTGCGGGTGCGGCTGGTCGCCCACCACCGCGCCGAGCGGATACGGCTGGTCCGGCTGGCACCCGCCGCCCCCGCCGTCCCCGAGGCCGCCCGCGAGCGGGTCGCGGCCGGAGCGGAGGTGGCCCGATGA
- a CDS encoding hemolysin family protein, whose amino-acid sequence MSAAQLLFAVLLVLANGFFVGAEFALVSVRRSQIEPLAVMGSKRARRVLHGLENLPQMMAAAQFGITVCSLTLGAVAEPTVAHLLEPVFEAVRLPAALVHPLGYAIALALVVFLHLVIGEMVPKNLAMAAPEKTALWFSPGLVAFARLCRPVTALLGALAHGVLRLFRVEPKDEVEAVFTSEQLTHLVEDSGQAGLLDPAEQERLSDALELGSRPVTDVLLDPAGLITVKPTVTPRQVEELTVRTGYSRFPVCAPGGAYMGYLHVKDVLDLEERDRAVPQRIWHPMATLRAELPLDDALTAMRRAASHLAAVADAGGRVLGLVALEDVLEMLVGEVRDPAHRTERTAGPAPREGAGRVGEPREGAPAAAEDPALAG is encoded by the coding sequence ATGAGCGCGGCCCAGCTCCTCTTCGCGGTTCTGCTCGTGCTCGCCAACGGCTTCTTCGTCGGCGCCGAGTTCGCCCTGGTCTCGGTCCGCCGCAGCCAGATCGAGCCGCTCGCCGTGATGGGCTCCAAGCGGGCCCGCCGGGTCCTGCACGGCCTGGAGAACCTCCCGCAGATGATGGCCGCCGCCCAGTTCGGCATCACCGTCTGCTCCCTGACGCTCGGCGCGGTCGCCGAGCCGACCGTCGCGCACCTGCTGGAACCGGTCTTCGAGGCCGTCCGGCTGCCCGCGGCCCTGGTCCACCCGCTCGGCTACGCCATCGCCCTGGCCCTGGTGGTCTTCCTCCACCTGGTCATCGGCGAGATGGTCCCGAAGAACCTGGCGATGGCCGCACCCGAGAAGACCGCCCTGTGGTTCAGCCCCGGCCTGGTCGCCTTCGCCCGGCTGTGCCGCCCGGTCACCGCGCTGCTCGGCGCGCTGGCCCACGGTGTGCTGCGGCTCTTCCGCGTCGAGCCCAAGGACGAGGTCGAGGCGGTCTTCACCAGCGAGCAGCTCACCCACCTCGTCGAGGACTCCGGCCAGGCGGGCCTGCTCGACCCCGCGGAGCAGGAGCGGCTCTCCGACGCCCTGGAGCTCGGCAGCCGCCCGGTCACCGACGTGCTCCTGGACCCCGCCGGGCTGATCACCGTCAAGCCCACGGTGACGCCCCGCCAGGTGGAGGAGCTGACCGTGCGGACCGGCTACTCCCGCTTCCCGGTCTGCGCGCCGGGCGGCGCCTACATGGGCTATCTGCATGTCAAGGACGTCCTGGACCTGGAGGAACGGGACCGGGCGGTGCCGCAGCGGATCTGGCACCCGATGGCCACCCTCCGCGCCGAACTGCCCCTGGACGACGCGCTGACCGCGATGCGCCGGGCCGCCTCCCACCTGGCCGCGGTCGCCGACGCCGGCGGCCGGGTGCTCGGCCTGGTCGCGCTGGAGGACGTCCTGGAGATGCTGGTCGGCGAGGTCCGGGACCCGGCGCACCGCACGGAGCGGACGGCCGGTCCGGCGCCCCGTGAGGGGGCCGGGCGGGTCGGCGAGCCGCGCGAGGGGGCGCCGGCGGCGGCCGAGGATCCCGCGCTGGCGGGCTGA